GAGACCAGAGGGAGGACTTCCCAGTGTCCTGGCCCCACCCTAGCCCCACCCCGTTCCACGACCGCCCCTCCCACTGGGCTTCAGGGGGCTCCAACTGCCCAGCCCCATCCCGGGGTCAACACCGAGCCGTTTGAAACAAGCAAAGCACAGGCAGGGTTGTctgagggcgggggcgggggcgagggCGGGAGCAAGAGTATGACTTTGGGCAGGAGggcccccccccaacccccctcctTGGTGGAGCCCCTCACTTGCTGTGCCCACTGCTGCCACCCCCCGCTGCGGCGCCTGCTACCCCGGCAGCCACCTTCTCGAAATCCTCAGGGTTGCAGAATTCCTTGATAGTGACCGTCAGGAGATTGCTGGTGACATCGGTGACGACCACATTGGAGCAGGGTGACATCTCAGGGCGCCAGTCTCCAGCCTCGGGCTCTGAGGCGGCGCCGGCAGGCTGAGGGGCCGCGGGAAGGGCCTGGCTGGCAGCCGCAGTGACGTCGGGAGGCGCCCGCTTGCTGGTGGCCGCCGCCTCGGGAGGGATGGACAGGTCAAGCACCTCGGGCTCCCGCCAGTCGGGGGCAGATGGGCTCGTGGTCTCGGGGAGCAGCTTGGGGGGCGCGTCATCCGGGTCGGAGGAGGACTGCGGGGTCGGCGAAGGGCAGCCGGAGGAGCTGGAGCTGCGGGCGTCGTACGGGGCACTGGGGGCTGCCAGGAGCAGCCCCTGGCCAGGGGAGGCGGCGATGTCGGCCTTGGTGGCTGGCGGGGGCGGCAGAGGGCCGGGCGGGGCCTTGTTGTACACCGCGAAAGCGCCGAACTTCATGTGGCGGATCTGCGTGCGCAGGATGCTCTCGCTGAACTTCTTGCTCTTGCCGATGACGCGGTTCCGTGAAGGGACTTTGGGGCGGGCAAGGGCCCCGGCCCCCTGCCCGGCGCCGCCCACGCCCGCGCCCTTGTCGATCACCTTCAGGTTCAGGATGATGCGGTTCCGCTTGGGCTCCCGCGGCTTGACCTTGCGGTTGATGATGCGCACGGTCTCGGAGAAGGGCGAGATGGGCGGGCGCAGGCCGGGGCCGCCCCCCTGCGGGtctgggcggggcagggggcggcgGGACATGCGGTGGCAGCGGCGGATGTCCTTCTTGAGCCGGTGCACGGCAGCGCTGGAGTGCAGCTTGGGCGAGGAGGCGCTGGCGGTCGGCTTGACCGAGAAATGCACGTCACTGATGCGGAGGGCCTCTGCCTGGGCCCGCGCCTGTGGGACAGACGGAGGCGGCGGCTGAGGGCTCGGCCGCTCG
The nucleotide sequence above comes from Physeter macrocephalus isolate SW-GA unplaced genomic scaffold, ASM283717v5 random_630, whole genome shotgun sequence. Encoded proteins:
- the CBX6 gene encoding chromobox protein homolog 6 isoform X1, with translation MELSAVGERVFAAESIIKRRIRKGRIEYLVKWKGWAIKYSTWEPEENILDSRLIAAFEQKERERELYGPKKRGPKPKTFLLKVTSSLIQHARAQAEALRISDVHFSVKPTASASSPKLHSSAAVHRLKKDIRRCHRMSRRPLPRPDPQGGGPGLRPPISPFSETVRIINRKVKPREPKRNRIILNLKVIDKGAGVGGAGQGAGALARPKVPSRNRVIGKSKKFSESILRTQIRHMKFGAFAVYNKAPPGPLPPPPATKADIAASPGQGLLLAAPSAPYDARSSSSSGCPSPTPQSSSDPDDAPPKLLPETTSPSAPDWREPEVLDLSIPPEAAATSKRAPPDVTAAASQALPAAPQPAGAASEPEAGDWRPEMSPCSNVVVTDVTSNLLTVTIKEFCNPEDFEKVAAGVAGAAAGGGSSGHSK
- the CBX6 gene encoding chromobox protein homolog 6 isoform X2; translation: MELSAVGERVFAAESIIKRRIRKGRIEYLVKWKGWAIKYSTWEPEENILDSRLIAAFEQKERERELYGPKKRGPKPKTFLLKARAQAEALRISDVHFSVKPTASASSPKLHSSAAVHRLKKDIRRCHRMSRRPLPRPDPQGGGPGLRPPISPFSETVRIINRKVKPREPKRNRIILNLKVIDKGAGVGGAGQGAGALARPKVPSRNRVIGKSKKFSESILRTQIRHMKFGAFAVYNKAPPGPLPPPPATKADIAASPGQGLLLAAPSAPYDARSSSSSGCPSPTPQSSSDPDDAPPKLLPETTSPSAPDWREPEVLDLSIPPEAAATSKRAPPDVTAAASQALPAAPQPAGAASEPEAGDWRPEMSPCSNVVVTDVTSNLLTVTIKEFCNPEDFEKVAAGVAGAAAGGGSSGHSK